In Salvia hispanica cultivar TCC Black 2014 unplaced genomic scaffold, UniMelb_Shisp_WGS_1.0 HiC_scaffold_778, whole genome shotgun sequence, a single window of DNA contains:
- the LOC125200029 gene encoding uncharacterized protein LOC125200029: MAATLNMVQPQIPKLEKHNYGNWSIQMRVLLQSQELWDIVQDGYTEPASQEAEDALTNNQRNALRDARKRDKKALFNIYQGIDETTFEKVSAATTSKQAWEILKNAFTGVDKAIRVRLQILRGEFESLAMSETESISDYFTRTLVIVNQMKRQGENIEDVRVIEKILRSLTSKFEHVVAAIEESKDLNTMSIDQLQSSLEVHEQRMKKKTTPSLEHMLQAKMSIQEDKKSAPGTSHGGYNRPRPRSRLSWSRRTRPELPV, translated from the coding sequence ATGGCGGCAACGTTGAACATGGTTCAACCTCAGATTCCTAAATTGGAGAAACACAATTATGGAAATTGGAGTATTCAGATGCGAGTCTTGTTGCAATCACAAGAGTTGTGGGATATTGTTCAAGACGGCTACACCGAACCTGCTTCCCAAGAAGCCGAAGATGCCCTGACGAACAACCAGAGGAACGCCCTCAGAGACGCTAGGAAACGAGACAAGAAGGCATTATTCAATATCTATCAAGGTATTGATGAAACCACGTTTGAGAAAGTAAGTGCAGCCACCACGTCAAAACAAGCCTGGGAGATTCTGAAGAATGCTTTCACCGGCGTTGATAAGGCGATACGAGTTCGACTGCAGATCCTACGTGGCGAGTTCGAAAGTTTGGCCATGTCTGAAACGGAGAGCATTTCAGACTATTTCACAAGAACATTAGTTATTGTGAATCAAATGAAAAGGCAAGGGGAGAACATTGAAGATGTTCGTGTCATTGAGAAAATTCTTCGTTCCTTGACGTCGAAATTTGAGCACGTCGTTGCTGCTATCGAAGAATCAAAAGATCTCAACACCATGTCTATCGACCAGTTGCAGAGCAGCTTGGAAGTCCACGAGCAACGCATGAAGAAAAAGACCACTCCATCACTTGAGCATATGCTACAAGCGAAGATGTCAATCCAAGAAGATAAGAAGTCTGCGCCTGGGACATCACATGGTGGAT